ATAGTTCACCCTCTTGTCATGCTTTGTTACACGAATTGCCTGTTTTCTtgagtacaaaataaaaataaaaatcagcttAAATGTACTGAAGCACCAACacttctatttttgttttttagaaaaataattcTTGAAACATGTTGAGTAGTATTAGAAGCAGCTTAAACTGGCAGATTTGTGCacttctttaaacaaaaaagatatcGGACtcaaaaatggacaaaaatgacttaataaGGTGCAGACATACTGTAGTAATATCtccaaaaatacaacattaatgCCGCTTTAAGTAACAACCAAGCCTAgttttactgtaagtaaatTGGCGTGATGCAAAGCGAAGTTCGGCCCTGGGATGTGAGCGAACAGTCTCTCTAATCTTTGTCGGATATCAGGTGACGTGAAACTGACCAGTGACACAAAAAGGAGACGGACTGAAAGCTGGAACatttcagaaagaaaagaaaaagtaatgtGCTACTCGACACGATGTCTCGTACATTTTTGGAGAAAGACAATTTTTGTcaagttttatttaaagtaGTTAGTATATAGTTagcatttaaaattattttagtaTAACTATACTACttttattatacttttattaactacattacttttttttcttttattttatactgttaAAATATCTGGTTTAGTCAAAGAGTCCTTTTCGACCAAAGCGTTCCAGTGACTAACAGGAACTAAACTAGGAACTAAAAGTCCCTTTTGTGCATCCCTGTTTGTGTTCCCACCACATCTGAAGAACTAGAAAGTTTAGGCAAACATTTTCCCCAGTAAATAAACTTCCCCTTTCAAAGTTAAGGTCCAATTACACATGATGTGTTAACACACCAAAGTGTGTTACTTGTGAGAATATTTGTTTCACCTTTTTTTATGTGagaaatgttttccatgtttgcCATGTTGCctttgttatgtgtgtgtgtttcctgtagcCTCACCTTTGGGTTTACTGGCCCTCTTCCTGCAGAATATCAGCACAGCCGCTGATGATACGATGATCATGACGACCAGAATCAGACCCAAATAGGGCAGCACAGCTGTGGCTGTTTGAGCAGTAGAACAAGTTGGTTTTACAACAACACTTCCTGGTTCATTATAGAATATATCTGGGAGCATAACTGACTCCAGGTACATGTGGGACCTGAGTCCAGGCAGTTTTGTCAAACTAATTGTAACATCAACTAAATATTTAAGTTATTAAGTCAATACTTTATAACCAAAACTTATTTAAACTGAGTATGAATATAACTTCTATACATACAAGCATACACGTGCATGTATGGACTTTACGCCAAAACACAAatacttaaacacagacagtatcTACCTGCAGAGACGGAAAGAGTACCAAAATATTATACTCAAGGAAAAGTACTTGTGTAAACATGTAtttagataaaagtaaaaagcagGTCAGTTAAAATTGTAGTCTGAGTAAATGTAACTGTCACATGGGGTAACCtgtttggtaaccatggtaattAGGGTTAGGACCTGATTTTGGAAAAATCCTGTTAGAGATGAACAATTCTTAAGTTAATATTCCTATCCTAACTTAAGATTAAGTGTATTACACAAGCATCCCGACTTCCCAAAATCTTAAACAAACTCTCCTAACTTTAGGATAACTGTTAAGCTGTCCTAACTTTCACTTTTCCACCAGGTAGTGTTAGTTAACTTGTTTAATCCATTTGGCTGCTCTATTATtgctttttcacaaaaaaaaaaaaggtgaaacaaATATTCTCACAAGTAACACACTTTGGTGTGTTAACACATCACGTGTAATTGGACCTTAACTTTGAAAGGTGAAGTTTATTTACTGGGGAAAATGTTTTACTAAACTTTTTAGTTCTTCAGATGTGGTGGGAACACAAACAGGGATGTGGAAAAGGGACTTTTAGTTGCTGGTTGAAAAGGGCTGTATGTGTCTCTTTGGCTAAGCCAGATGCTTTAACAGTGGACCTAATCTTCTGatctgcatgtttttcagaACCTCCTGCAGAATCTGAGTATGCTACCGTCACAAAGGTGAGTTTGAGTAAAATTGGGACATCTCAGCGTCATTAATGTTTGTGACACCAGCTGATACTGATACAAACCAAACCCCCGTCCTCTTCCTGCAGCCCAACCGAGTGTATGAGGAgatcagagaggaggacagacagagcagagctcCTCCTGTAGAAATATCTACACTTTACACTTACGCCAAATACACCAAACCAAATGGAGTTGAACCCACAGACGACTACAGCTTAGCCACTGCAGCAAGTTCTCAGAAGAAAGTAAGTAAAAACTGTGGCAGGAATTTAATGTGGGTTCAGAAAATGGTATCATTAGATAGGACTAGGTAACGACTTCATTGTACTgcagaggaaacattttttgcagtggcagaagaaagagaagattgTGGACATGTCCTCAAAAATGTGGTCTTAAACAAACTTTCATCAGTTTATGTTTCTGAATAATGTGCCGCCTTTTTAAGAAACAGGAACCAGGTCAGTTAGTGATCATAAACTTGGGTTGTTTTGAGGAGGAAGTCCTCAGACCGAATGTTGAAGTGTggtcagagagggaggaaaaggtgCTGAACTGAAATACAGACACTCAGTTCAATGTTAAGTCTAAAACCTCTGTTTGTCTTCTTCCAGACTGAAGACGACTCGAGTAACCTCACCTCTTCTCAGGTGGATTTTTCCAACCATACAGCTGCCTCGCTCCACAGCGCCCCCTGTGGTGATGCAGATAACACCGTCTACTCTGTGCCTCGGGTAGAAGCGAGCTCGGGCGGCAGCCACGCCGAAGACGCTTCACCTCCTCTGTACTCTACTGTTACTTTACAtcagctgtagcttcatttaCTCTCTCAGGAGCCAACAGGTGAACACAAAGTGGTCTGAATGAgtaacattcacacaaaaatcagttttttccaGTGACAACCTGTGAGAAGTTACGTCTCTCTCATTCATAACTGTGCTGTCACAACGTTAGCTTCAAGTTAGAGCTACTTTTATTACTTCTTCTTTAAGTTAAGATTATCTTAAATATTTTGGTTAAAGATATGAAAGTATTATGGCACAAGTTATGTTACCAAAAGTATTTGGGTTATAATTTGGGGTTCACGCTGTCTCagttactcaggataatccatTGACTTCACTGTCAACAGTTATGAGAAGTATTTTCTACCGAAGTATGACTACCAGCTGCTGTGTGATTGTAAAGCGATGTTGATGGAAGCTTCTAACTTACAAGCCTGCAGTGATGTCGTGCAATTTATTTGCCTCCTTCTGCACTGATAGCCGGTTAGCAGTCGCACTTTGGGGGAAAAAGTTCTGCATGAAAACTGTTCCCAGGTCTGAAAGCTTCACTGAATAAATCCACTCTGTGCATGGGTCGACTCCAGGACCCTCAGGTGGGTTTTTGATCATTAatttaaagttgtatttaaAGTAGTTAGTATATAGacagcatttaaagttattttagtATAACTATACTATTGTAGTATAactctgaatttattttattttggtgaaattAACAGTAAACTATGTCAGTTATAGCTGACATTAAATGTTCCTGGTGACTAGTTGTCAGAGCAGGTGTTTTAAATTGGTTTTACAGTGTGACTGGAAATGTAACACCAAACAGCAACTAACTGCTgggaaaaaatatgttttttaaaatgttaacagtGAAGAAGAGAAGTTTCTGTAAGCTCCTTGTGTTTATTGCATCTGcagaaatgtatatattttgttattgcaGTTAGATACTGTATTTATGCCTCATTCATCGGTGACGAATCTAGTCACCATGAGAACGTCCTGCAAATTTTTTAATTCCTGATCCTTTGATACTAAGTGATAAATATTTCCGTCACAGgaatataataacaaaatattcatAACATAAATATTCACATTGTACAAGAAACTTCCCATCGCTTTACTCCCCAACCTGATggttcagacacaaacagcatcTGTTTGAAGTGAAAGAAAGTCACTTTGGTAAAAGAATGAATTAGAACAGAAGCAGTcgtttacatatttttaatgaaaataaacttgacacacattttttaatgcaggtctgtttttggtctgaatgcTCGCAAAAAGATGCAACAACGTTTAATAGTTGACCCTCCTGTCATGCTTTATGTTACACGAATTCTCTGTTTTCTtgagtacaaaataaaaataaaaatcagcttAAATGTACTGAAGCACAAACACtccttttgttttcagaaaataatTCTTGAAACATGTTGAGTAGTATAAGAAGCTGCTTAAACTGGCAGATTTGTGCccttctttaaacaaaaaagacatattGGACtcaaaaatggacaaaaatgacttaataaGGTGCAGACATACTGTAGTAATATCtccaaaaatacaacattaatgCCGCTTTAAGTAACAACCAAGCCtagttttactgtaaaatcatCCACGAACTTGCAGATAAAGGAATGAAAACAACGTTAATGTAGAGGGGAGGAGAGTACagagtgtgtgatgtgtttggaGGAGGGACTCCATCATTTGGAGAAGTGAGAAGTTCCTGGTTTGCcagtgaagaagaaagagaggcagcGTTAAACCATCAGAGCCTCCGACATGAAAGTTGGTCACACTTTGatctgcttcttcttcctcagtgAGTACACTCTCGTTCTGTTTCTGtcgttctctctctttatcgtgtcgtttttctgtatttatttgtagttGGTCAGGAAGCTTTGCTCCATTTGTTCTCAGCTTCTGTTTAACATGTGGTTTCCGTGGTTAAACATGATGTTCAGAGTCTGGCATGAGTCGCTTTAAAATGTGGTTCCTTCCTTCCTAAGTAGTAGTTCtctcaaaatataaacacaaactttTTGTTTTAGCCCGACAGTCTACAATGTATTGTTCTTCTGtacttgtttctttttgttgtagACTTTTGAGGAAGTACAGTTTACTTTTCTGCTTCTTCAACCTGACTCATAGATTCAGCAAAAGATGACATTTCTTACAGAGCAACAGAGAAACCTGCAAGTTGCAACCAAACCAAATGTTAGTGTCATTTTCAGAGCTATGCGGAGTCTCTTGCTTTAGTTATCTTGCAGGTTGGTAAACCACTGAGAGAAagcaattatttttaataattttatttcaacCAGCTCCAGAGGAAGCAGTGCAGCAGTAAACCGCTGTtgacaaactgacagctgtGGATATGTGAAGCAACACCCCAAAACCTCATTTCACCTTCAAAGAGGCAAACGACAATGTCATTCTAGCATGAGAAATGGGGAAACTGAACAAACACAcgaaagacacaaacaaaaatgtagtaCTATATAAAATAGAATATTTTTTAAGTTCATAGGTTTTCTCTTCACAGCAGGACAGATACGTTACTCGATGCTGATTGGTtagcacaaaacaaatcaacCCCCTCCCAAGCAGAAATCAGctgacatgaacacaatgtcagactgaatgacTGAAGGGAAACAAAAGGACAATTCAGTGTGATTATCAGGCTAACCCTGGTGGGCAGTCGAGCCGAATCTCAATCAATGTCATTCTTTGCACGGAAGCCGTAGTGGGAAGTTTACATGCGTCGAGTCCAATCAGTTCATTAACCTTTTACAATTTGTACAAAATCTTTTGAATTATCAACATTAATTACAGTTCatcaaactgaatttaattgtaAAATTTGAGATTTTTAATGTTCTGAATCTTTGTTGACAGAATCAAAGTTTTTATCAAATTGCTGTTTGACTGTTTGAGCTGAGCAGCTCTAAGATAGTAACTATTGATTGTTCATCTTTTCAACAGCACTGCGGGATGGAAACACTGGTCTCATCAATGCAGAAATCCCCGTCCATACAGGAACTGAAGGAGGAAACATCACAGTTGGAtgctccttctttctctctggaagCAGGAAGATCTTCTGTAAGGAAGAATGTGAAGGAAAAGACATTCTCGTTGAAACAACTGGTGACAGAGCTCAGAGTGGCAGATACAGCATTGAATATGAAGGAGCTATATTGTCTTCTGAGCGTATGTTTGTGAGCATCACAAAGCTGACTAAGTCAGATTCAGGAAGGTACAGATGCATTTTGGACAGATGGATTAAAGATTCATCCGAGGAGTTTGAGATCAGAGTCACAGATGGTGAGTTTCTACTGAGCGTCTCTGAATTAACTGTTCACTGACAGCTGCTCATGTTTCAAATAACCCAATAAGTTTAGTCTAACGATTATATTTAGAGCTGCATATTTTCATCATTGTGAACACTGATAAATGCTCCTTTAACAGCAACAGGTCATCTGTAAAATATCTGATGAGCTCAAACTGTCACACAAATGGACACACTACAGTTGATTTGAATATTGTTGCACCAAACACACTGATTACCTGCTGCATTTAGCTGTacgattaaaaacacattgataCGTTGACTGTTTgcagttttgaatgaaatgttagCACAGAGTTCTCTGCAAGGAGCATCTGATCATCAGGATGTCTTTGTATCGGAACAATCAGGATCTGattgtttcattgtgtttgttCGTGTTTCACAGCTCCGATCACTTCTAAACCAAACTGGACTCTCCGACCTTTTTCAACATCAGTCCCGTCAGCCTCCACACTGAAGACAACACAGAGTTTACGCTCCGGTTCAGGAAGCTCCACACCTTCATCAGCCTCCACACTGAAGACAACACAGCCAACAGCTGCAGGTGAAGATGGTTAAATTGTTATTAGAAACACGCACTTGAATTGTGCATGCAGGATATTTGCATACAGGTAGATACTATATGCCTTTGTGTTTTGGCGTaaagtgtgtacatgtgcaagTACAAGCATGTGTATGCTTGTATGTACAGAACttatatttattgttggttttaattattttctattataaaGTATTAATGTAATAACTTGAATATTTAGTTGATGCAACACTGCGTGAATGGCACCTCAGGTCCCACATGTACCTGGAGTCCAGTTATGCTCCCAGATATATTCTATAACGAACCAGGAAGTGTCGTTGTAAAACCAACTTGTTCTACTGCTCAAACAGCCACAGCTGTGCTGACCTATTTGGGTCTGATTCTTGGCGTCATGATCGTCGTATTTTTAGCGGCTGTGCTGATATTCTGCAGGAAGAGGGCCAGTAAACCCAAAGGTGAGgctacaggaaacacacacacacacacacacacacataacaaagGCAACTGGACATCTACAACTTATCATTCCTCACaaaaaaaaggtgaaacaaATATTCTTACAAATAACAAACTTTGGTACATCATGTGTCATTGGACCTTACCTTTGAAATGTGAAGTTTATTTACtggagaaaatgtaattttcctcTGGACCGctattataaaagagacgtgTGTAAAACTAttgacaggacacctcgaaCTGCAAACAAAGGCAATTATGACTCTTTGTGTTATGAATTTTTAATCCATGGAAGTTTTGTATTAATAAAACTTTCCCACAACCTATAAAAGCGTTTTTTAAAGTGCATGACTTTATCCCAGTTTAAAGTCTTTGGGCCAAACGGGATCAAGCGGGCGGGGCCAGAGGGAGGAACactactgcacatgtgcagtggGCCGCACAACGCGGACGCAAACCCGGAAGCCAGAAAACCATTTTGGATTAAGCGCTCGGCGAGCAATTTTGATTCAAGTGAGTGGGCGCCATCTTTGAGTCCCgtatgttagctagctagctaatatcTGTACATGCACAATTGACTATTAGTATACATAAACATGGACTGCACAAACTGCCAGCTGCCAACTTCGCATGAATAAAACCAGGTGGAAATTTGTTTCACATTTGCGCTAAACACACCTTTAAGGTTCGGTCACAACACAAACTGGCAGAGCGAGAACAGCAACACTAGTTAATGCGTACTAGCGTTAGCAAACTATCTAGTTAACTAAAAACTGCTGATAGTTATGAAccaaaactaaaactgaaaccaGATGGTATTTGTTTCAATGAGgatgtaaatatacagtattcagttcaattttcagttcaatttttagtttttaaatctCTCATCGGtctaatttgcctaatcttcatGGTTCTTCAGATGTGGTGGGAACACAAACAGGGATGTGGAAAAGGGACTTTTAGTTGCTGGTTGAAAAGGGCTGTATGTGTCTCTTTGGCTAAGCCAGATGCTTTAACAGTGGACCTAATCTTCTGatctgcatgtttttcagaACCTCCTGCAGAATCTGAGTATGCTACCGTCACAAAGGTGAGTTTGAGTAAAATTGGGACGTCTCAGCGTCATTAATGTTTGTGACACCAGCTGATACTGATACAAACCAAACCCCCGTCCTCTTCCTGCAGCCCAACCGAGTGTATGAGGAgatcagagaggaggacagacagagcagagctcCTCCTGTAGAAATATCTACACTTTACACTTACGCCAAATACACCAAACCAAATGGAGTTGAACCCACAGACGACTACAGCTTAGCCACTGCAGCAAGTTCTCAGAAGAAAGTAAGTAAAAACTGTGGCAGGAATTTAATGTGGGTTCAGAAAATGGTATCATTAGATAGGGCTAGGTAACGACTTCATTGTACTgcagaggaaacattttttgcagtggcagaagaaagagaagattgTGGACATGTCCTCAAAAATGTGGTCTTAAACAAACTTTCATCAGTTTATGTTTCTGAATAATGTGCCGCCTTTTTAAGAAACAGGAACCAGGTCAGTTAGTGATCATAAACTTGGGTTGTTTTGAGGAGGAAGTCCTCAGACCGAATGTTGAAGTGTggtcagagagggaggaaaaggtgCTGAACTGAAATACAGACACTCAGTTCAGTGTGAAGTCTAAAACCTCTGTTTGTCTTCTTCCAGACTGAAGACGACTCGAGTAACCTCACCTCTTCTCAGGTGGATTTTTCCAACCGTACAGCTGCCTCGCTCCACAGCGCCCCCTGTGGTGATGCAGATAACACCGTCTACTCTGTGCCTCGGGTAGAAGCGAGCTCGGGCGGCAGCCACGCCGAAGATGCTTCACCTCCTCTGTACTCTACTGTTACTTTACAtcagctgtagcttcatttaCTCTCTCAGGAGCCAACAGGTGAACACAAAGTGGTCTGAATGAgtaacattcacacaaaaaacagttttttcctgTGACAACCTGTGAGAAGTTACGTCCCTCTCATTCATAACTGTGCTGTCACAACGTTAGCTTCAAGTTAGAGCTACTTTTATTACTTCTTCTTTAAGTTAAGATTATCTTAAATATTTTGGTTAAAGATATGAAAGTATTATGGCACAAGTTATGTTACCAAAAGTATTTGGGTTATAATTTGGGGTTCACGCTGTCTCagttactcaggataatccatTGACTTCACTGTCAACAGTTATGAGAAGTATTTTCTACCGAAGTATGACTACCAGCTGCTGTGTGATTGTAAAGCGATGTCGATGGAAGCTTCTAACTTACAAGCCTGCAGTGATGTCGTACAATTTATTTGCCTCCTTCTGCACTGATAGCCGGTTAGCAGTCGCactttggggggaaaaaaagttctgCATGAAAACTGTTCCCAGGTCTGAAAGCTTCACTGAATAAATCCACTCTGTGCATGGGTCGACTCCAGGACCCTCAGGTGGGTTTTTGATCATTAatttaaagttgtatttaaAGTAGTTAGTATATAGacagcatttaaagttattttagtATAACTATACTATTGTAGTATAactctgaatttattttattttggtgaaattAACAGTAAACTATGTCAGTTATAGCTGACATTAAATGTTCCTGGTGACTAATTGTCAGAGCAGGTGTTTTAAATTGGTTTTACAGTGTGACTGGAAATGTAACACCAAACAGCAACTAACTGCtgggaaaaatatgtttttaaaatgttaacagtGAAGAAGAGAAGTTTCTGTAAGCTCCTTGTGTTTATTGCATCTGCAgaaatgtatatgttttgttattGCAGTTAGATACTGTATTTATGCCTCATTCATCGGTGACGAATCTAGTCACCATGAGAACGTCCTGCAAATTTTTTAATTCCTGATCCTTTGATACTAAGTGATAAATATTTCCGTCACAGgaatataataacaaaatattcatAACATAAATATTCACATTGTACAAGAAACTTCCCATCGCTTTACTCCCCAACCTGATggttcagacacaaacagcatcTGTTTGAAGTGAAAGAAAGTCACTTTGGTAAAAGAATGAATTAGAACAGAAGCAGTcgtttacatatttttaatgaaaataaacttgacacacattttttaatgcaggtctgtttttggtctgaatgcTCGCAAAAAGATGCAACAACGTTTAATAGTTGACCCTCCTGTCATGCTTTATGTTACACGAATTCTCTGTTTTCTtgagtacaaaataaaaataaaaatcagcttAAATGTACTGAAGCACAAACACtccttttgttttcagaaaataatTCTTGAAACATGTTGAGTAGTATAAGAAGCTGCTTAAACTGGCAGATTTGTGCccttctttaaacaaaaaagacatattGGACtcaaaaatggacaaaaatgacttaataaGGTGCAGACATACTGTAGTAATATCtccaaaaatacaacattaatgCCGCTTTAAGTAACAACCAAGCCtagttttactgtaaaatcatCCACGAACTTGCAGATAAAGGAATGAAAACAACGTTAATGTAGAGGGGAGGAGAGTACagagtgtgtgatgtgtttggaGGAGGGACTCCATCATTTGGAGAAGTGAGAAGTTCCTGGTTTGCCAGTGAAACCATCAGAGCCTCCGACATGAAAGTTGGTCACACTTTGatctgcttcttcttcctcagtgAGTACACTCTCGTTCTGTTTCTGtcgttctctctctttatcgtgtcgtttttctgtatttatttgtagttGGTCAGGAAGCTTTGCTCCATTTGTTCTCAGCTTCTGTTTAACATGTGGTTTCTGTGGTTAAACATGATGTTCAGAGTCTGGCATGAGTCGCTTTAAAATGTGGTTCCTTCCTTCCTAAGTAGTAGTTCtctcaaaatataaacacaaactttTTGTTTTAGCCCGACAGTCTACAATGTATTGTTCTTCTGtacttgtttctttttgttgtagACTTTTGAGGAAGTACAGTTTACTTTTCTGCTTCTTCAACCTGACTCATAGATTCAGCAAAAGATGACATTTCTTACAGAGCAACAGAGAAACCTGCAAGTTGCAACCAAACCAAATGTTAGCGTCATTTTCAGAGCTATGCGGAGTCTCTTGCTTTAGTTATCTTGCAGGTTGGTAAACCACTGAGAGAAagcaattatttttaataattttatttcaacCAGCTCCAGAGGAAGCAGTGCAGCAGTAAACCGCTGTtgacaaactgacagctgtGGATATGTGAAGCAACACCCCCAAAACCTCATTTCACCTTCAAAGAGGCAAACGACAATGTCATTCTAGCATGAGAAATGGGGAAACTGAACAAACACAcgaaagacacaaacaaaaatgtagtaCTATATAAAATAGAATATTTTTTAAGTTCATAGGTTTTCTCTTCGTCAGCAGGACAGATACGTTACTCGATGCTGATTGGTtagcacaaaacaaatcaacCCCCCTC
This sequence is a window from Siniperca chuatsi isolate FFG_IHB_CAS linkage group LG10, ASM2008510v1, whole genome shotgun sequence. Protein-coding genes within it:
- the LOC122882584 gene encoding uncharacterized protein LOC122882584 isoform X3 codes for the protein MKVGHTLICFFFLTLRDGNTGLINAEIPVHTGTEGGNITVGCSFFLSGSRKIFCKEECEGKDILVETTGDRAQSGRYSIEYEGAILSSERMFVSITKLTKSDSGRYRCILDRWIKDSSEEFEIRVTDAPITSKPNWTLRPFSTSVPSASTLKTTQSLRSGSGSSTPSSASTLKTTQPTAAEPPAESEYATVTKPNRVYEEIREEDRQSRAPPVEISTLYTYAKYTKPNGVEPTDDYSLATAASSQKKTEDDSSNLTSSQVDFSNRTAASLHSAPCGDADNTVYSVPRVEASSGGSHAEDASPPLYSTVTLHQL
- the LOC122882584 gene encoding uncharacterized protein LOC122882584 isoform X1 gives rise to the protein MKVGHTLICFFFLTLRDGNTGLINAEIPVHTGTEGGNITVGCSFFLSGSRKIFCKEECEGKDILVETTGDRAQSGRYSIEYEGAILSSERMFVSITKLTKSDSGRYRCILDRWIKDSSEEFEIRVTDAPITSKPNWTLRPFSTSVPSASTLKTTQSLRSGSGSSTPSSASTLKTTQPTAAATAVLTYLGLILGVMIVVFLAAVLIFCRKRASKPKEPPAESEYATVTKPNRVYEEIREEDRQSRAPPVEISTLYTYAKYTKPNGVEPTDDYSLATAASSQKKTEDDSSNLTSSQVDFSNRTAASLHSAPCGDADNTVYSVPRVEASSGGSHAEDASPPLYSTVTLHQL
- the LOC122882584 gene encoding uncharacterized protein LOC122882584 isoform X2 produces the protein MKVGHTLICFFFLTLRDGNTGLINAEIPVHTGTEGGNITVGCSFFLSGSRKIFCKEECEGKDILVETTGDRAQSGRYSIEYEGAILSSERMFVSITKLTKSDSGRYRCILDRWIKDSSEEFEIRVTDAPITSKPNWTLRPFSTSVPSASTLKTTQSLRSGSGSSTPSSASTLKTTQPTAAAAVLIFCRKRASKPKEPPAESEYATVTKPNRVYEEIREEDRQSRAPPVEISTLYTYAKYTKPNGVEPTDDYSLATAASSQKKTEDDSSNLTSSQVDFSNRTAASLHSAPCGDADNTVYSVPRVEASSGGSHAEDASPPLYSTVTLHQL